The following nucleotide sequence is from Apium graveolens cultivar Ventura chromosome 4, ASM990537v1, whole genome shotgun sequence.
CATCATATTTCCGTCTCCACTCCGTTCCGATTCAATTCAAATATATGTAGTTAACAACTTGTACAATAATCAGATCCTCACTGTTCATTGCAAATCAAGTACCCACAAAGATTTAGGTACAAAAATAATGGCCCACGGTGCTTCTTTCAACTGGCTAGGTGACATAAATGTTCCGGGGGAGAATGAAATTTGGTTGTGTGCAATGAATACTGGAAAAGTGAATGGGCTTTTCGCTATATTTGTAAGTAACAGAGATAATACCAGGTGTGGTGAGGTGTGCGAGTGGAGTGTGAAAGATGACGGGATCTATCTTTATATCCCATCTGATAATGATTTTGTGTTGCAGTTTACTTGGCCGCATTAGTTATTTGTTTGTATGTATTACTTTGTTTCTTTTGTAGTTCACATTTGATTTTAATAACTTAATTACATATTTTCAAGAACAGATAATACACTTGATGAGTAACTTTACAACTAAAAGCATTTTGATGTGTAACTTTACTACTAAAGCATTTTGTAGCATTATTATCAAACTATCAATATCATCaataacaatttttttaaattatattttacacATGGAGACTCTTGAATTATATTTTTAGTCCTCTCAGAAGAATTTATAATCAACTGAGAAACATAGGAAAAAGAAACAAAATGCATCGAAATAAGATCAAAGTTTGTTATTAATGACTAACAATATCATAACCAAAGATTATTATTAAGTTCAGTTTCACTGTA
It contains:
- the LOC141720221 gene encoding S-protein homolog 24-like — translated: MASITDQILAVLVIFLIIFPSPLRSDSIQIYVVNNLYNNQILTVHCKSSTHKDLGTKIMAHGASFNWLGDINVPGENEIWLCAMNTGKVNGLFAIFVSNRDNTRCGEVCEWSVKDDGIYLYIPSDNDFVLQFTWPH